A portion of the Acanthopagrus latus isolate v.2019 chromosome 21, fAcaLat1.1, whole genome shotgun sequence genome contains these proteins:
- the ankrd45 gene encoding ankyrin repeat domain-containing protein 45 isoform X2 produces the protein MTSIQKEIFDCVLCGDLDSIKAHFEREGFAEETQEQDLFGLKDEGGRNALLTACMLERSDILRELVRHGAQVDVQTVRGYSSLHLAACWGHLETVRTLLELGADTKAKTFRGERPVDLARRYSKTDCADCLLLAEAKQSLMSYVAFVKECISDPERNLTKEERNVCTRVCSAKSDWIQSVKNPTVSDFMAQQKDMAETLQPILSKLSAQSEVPVEPVRKV, from the exons ATGACATCAATACAGAAAGAAATATTTGATTGTGTACTTTGTGGGGACTTGGATAGCATTAAGGCGCATTTTGAACGGGAAGGTTTCGCAGAGGAGACGCAGGAACAAGATCTGTTCGGACTGAAGGACGAGGGAGGGAGAAATGCCCTGTTAACTGCCTGTATGTTGGAGAGGAGCGACATCCTCCGAGAACTGGTCAGACACGGAGCACAGGTGGACGTGCAGACAGTCAGGG GTTATTCATCACTGCACCTTGCTGCTTGTTGGGGCCACCTGGAGACTGTGAGGACTCTTCTTGAACTGGGAGCTGACACAAAAGCCAAGACCTTCAGAGGAGAGCGACCTGTAGACCTGGCCAGGAGATACTCCAAGACAGACTGCGCTGATTGTCTCCTCCTGGCAG AAGCTAAACAGTCCCTGATGTCATATGTTGCCTTTGTTAAAGAATGTATTTCCGACCCAGAGAGGAATCTCACAAAGGAGGAAAGG AATGTCTGCACACGTGTTTGTTCTGCCAAGTCAGACTGGATTCAGAGTGTGAAAAACCCAACAGTCTCAGACTTCATGGCTCAACAGAAAGACATGGCAGAGACTCTTCAGCCCATTCTCAGCAAGCTGTCAGCTCAGT CTGAGGTGCCTGTCGAACCAGTAAGGAAGGTCTGA
- the ankrd45 gene encoding ankyrin repeat domain-containing protein 45 isoform X1 encodes MTSIQKEIFDCVLCGDLDSIKAHFEREGFAEETQEQDLFGLKDEGGRNALLTACMLERSDILRELVRHGAQVDVQTVRGYSSLHLAACWGHLETVRTLLELGADTKAKTFRGERPVDLARRYSKTDCADCLLLAEAKQSLMSYVAFVKECISDPERNLTKEERNVCTRVCSAKSDWIQSVKNPTVSDFMAQQKDMAETLQPILSKLSAQSAEVPVEPVRKV; translated from the exons ATGACATCAATACAGAAAGAAATATTTGATTGTGTACTTTGTGGGGACTTGGATAGCATTAAGGCGCATTTTGAACGGGAAGGTTTCGCAGAGGAGACGCAGGAACAAGATCTGTTCGGACTGAAGGACGAGGGAGGGAGAAATGCCCTGTTAACTGCCTGTATGTTGGAGAGGAGCGACATCCTCCGAGAACTGGTCAGACACGGAGCACAGGTGGACGTGCAGACAGTCAGGG GTTATTCATCACTGCACCTTGCTGCTTGTTGGGGCCACCTGGAGACTGTGAGGACTCTTCTTGAACTGGGAGCTGACACAAAAGCCAAGACCTTCAGAGGAGAGCGACCTGTAGACCTGGCCAGGAGATACTCCAAGACAGACTGCGCTGATTGTCTCCTCCTGGCAG AAGCTAAACAGTCCCTGATGTCATATGTTGCCTTTGTTAAAGAATGTATTTCCGACCCAGAGAGGAATCTCACAAAGGAGGAAAGG AATGTCTGCACACGTGTTTGTTCTGCCAAGTCAGACTGGATTCAGAGTGTGAAAAACCCAACAGTCTCAGACTTCATGGCTCAACAGAAAGACATGGCAGAGACTCTTCAGCCCATTCTCAGCAAGCTGTCAGCTCAGT CAGCTGAGGTGCCTGTCGAACCAGTAAGGAAGGTCTGA
- the ankrd45 gene encoding ankyrin repeat domain-containing protein 45 isoform X3 → MTSIQKEIFDCVLCGDLDSIKAHFEREGFAEETQEQDLFGLKDEGGRNALLTACMLERSDILRELVRHGAQVDVQTVRGYSSLHLAACWGHLETVRTLLELGADTKAKTFRGERPVDLARRYSKTDCADCLLLAECLHTCLFCQVRLDSECEKPNSLRLHGSTERHGRDSSAHSQQAVSSVS, encoded by the exons ATGACATCAATACAGAAAGAAATATTTGATTGTGTACTTTGTGGGGACTTGGATAGCATTAAGGCGCATTTTGAACGGGAAGGTTTCGCAGAGGAGACGCAGGAACAAGATCTGTTCGGACTGAAGGACGAGGGAGGGAGAAATGCCCTGTTAACTGCCTGTATGTTGGAGAGGAGCGACATCCTCCGAGAACTGGTCAGACACGGAGCACAGGTGGACGTGCAGACAGTCAGGG GTTATTCATCACTGCACCTTGCTGCTTGTTGGGGCCACCTGGAGACTGTGAGGACTCTTCTTGAACTGGGAGCTGACACAAAAGCCAAGACCTTCAGAGGAGAGCGACCTGTAGACCTGGCCAGGAGATACTCCAAGACAGACTGCGCTGATTGTCTCCTCCTGGCAG AATGTCTGCACACGTGTTTGTTCTGCCAAGTCAGACTGGATTCAGAGTGTGAAAAACCCAACAGTCTCAGACTTCATGGCTCAACAGAAAGACATGGCAGAGACTCTTCAGCCCATTCTCAGCAAGCTGTCAGCTCAGT CAGCTGA
- the ankrd45 gene encoding ankyrin repeat domain-containing protein 45 isoform X4, with product MTSIQKEIFDCVLCGDLDSIKAHFEREGFAEETQEQDLFGLKDEGGRNALLTACMLERSDILRELVRHGAQVDVQTVRGYSSLHLAACWGHLETVRTLLELGADTKAKTFRGERPVDLARRYSKTDCADCLLLAECLHTCLFCQVRLDSECEKPNSLRLHGSTERHGRDSSAHSQQAVSSV from the exons ATGACATCAATACAGAAAGAAATATTTGATTGTGTACTTTGTGGGGACTTGGATAGCATTAAGGCGCATTTTGAACGGGAAGGTTTCGCAGAGGAGACGCAGGAACAAGATCTGTTCGGACTGAAGGACGAGGGAGGGAGAAATGCCCTGTTAACTGCCTGTATGTTGGAGAGGAGCGACATCCTCCGAGAACTGGTCAGACACGGAGCACAGGTGGACGTGCAGACAGTCAGGG GTTATTCATCACTGCACCTTGCTGCTTGTTGGGGCCACCTGGAGACTGTGAGGACTCTTCTTGAACTGGGAGCTGACACAAAAGCCAAGACCTTCAGAGGAGAGCGACCTGTAGACCTGGCCAGGAGATACTCCAAGACAGACTGCGCTGATTGTCTCCTCCTGGCAG AATGTCTGCACACGTGTTTGTTCTGCCAAGTCAGACTGGATTCAGAGTGTGAAAAACCCAACAGTCTCAGACTTCATGGCTCAACAGAAAGACATGGCAGAGACTCTTCAGCCCATTCTCAGCAAGCTGTCAGCTCAGT CTGA
- the trnau1apb gene encoding tRNA selenocysteine 1-associated protein 1-like isoform X1, with translation MFNRQTSLWMGDLDPYMDENFIKQAFSAMGESPFGVKIITHRITGGSAGYCFVELADEASVDRCVQRLNGKLVPGSNPPRKFKLNYATYGKRPEAGPEFSVFVGDLASEVDDFQLHQVFKKYLSCKGAKVVTDQYGYSRGYGFVKFGEESEQKKAIEECQGTMLGGKPLRLSIAVAKSQKMSNYHGSQGQNYSSYNQSQSSYYSSNSSGGQGGYYSQWGGYDQYSGYNSGYNSGYNSGYNSGYNYNYGPYGYPPPGHVMPPPPMGMPPMTTDLSGAVESHEESVGLEEDNAEEAIPECDVEQWNKDFMQRSEELYDAMMNCSWEPLNSVNSPIPFFP, from the exons ATGTTTAACCGACAGACGAGCCTATGGATGGGTGAT TTGGACCCATACATGGATGAGAACTTCATCAAGCAGGCCTTCAGTGCTATGGGAGAGTCACCGTTTGGAGTCAAGATCATCACTCACAGAATAACAGG TGGCTCAGCAGGATATTGCTTTGTGGAGCTGGCAGATGAAGCAAGTGTTGACCGCTGTGTCCAAAGACTCAACGGAAAACTGGTTCCTGGATCAAACCCG CCCCGGAAATTTAAGCTAAACTATGCCACCTACGGCAAACGGCCAGAAGCAGG GCCAGAGTTCTCAGTGTTTGTGGGTGACTTGGCCTCTGAGGTGGACGACTTCCAACTGCACCAAGTTTTCAAGAAGTACCTCTCCTGCAAGGGAGCCAAAGTGGTCACTGACCAGTATGGATACTCCAG AGGTTATGGCTTCGTCAAGTTTGGGGAGGAGAGCGAGCAGAAGAAGGCGATTGAGGAGTGCCAGGGTACGATGCTGGGAGGGAAGCCGCTCAGGCTCAGTATTGCTGTGGCAAAAAG CCAGAAGATGAGCAACTACCATGGGAGCCAGGGCCAGAATTATAGCAGCTACAACCAGTCCCAGTCCAGTTACTACAGCAGCAATAGCAGCGGGGGTCAGGGGGGTTACTACTCTCAGTGGGGCGGCTATGACCAGTACAGCGGCTACAACAGTGGCTACAACAGTGGCTATAACAGTGGCTACAACAGTGGTTACAACTATAACTATGGGCCCTATGGATACCCCCCACCAGGCCATGTGATGCCACCTCCTCCCATGGGGATGCCGCCCATGACTACAGACTTATCAGGAGCTGTAGAG AGCCACGAGGAGTCTGTGGGTTTGGAGGAGGACAATGCAGAAG aagCCATCCCTGAATGTGATGTGGAGCAGTGGAACAAAGATTTTATGCAGCGCAGCGAGGAGCTCTATGATGCCATGATGAACTGTAGCTGGGAACCCCTGAACTCTGTTAACTCCCCCATCCCCTTCTTCCCTTGA
- the trnau1apb gene encoding tRNA selenocysteine 1-associated protein 1-like isoform X2 — MLAQCVCFLSPVQPRKFKLNYATYGKRPEAGPEFSVFVGDLASEVDDFQLHQVFKKYLSCKGAKVVTDQYGYSRGYGFVKFGEESEQKKAIEECQGTMLGGKPLRLSIAVAKSQKMSNYHGSQGQNYSSYNQSQSSYYSSNSSGGQGGYYSQWGGYDQYSGYNSGYNSGYNSGYNSGYNYNYGPYGYPPPGHVMPPPPMGMPPMTTDLSGAVESHEESVGLEEDNAEEAIPECDVEQWNKDFMQRSEELYDAMMNCSWEPLNSVNSPIPFFP, encoded by the exons ATGttggctcagtgtgtgtgttttctctcccctgTGCAGCCCCGGAAATTTAAGCTAAACTATGCCACCTACGGCAAACGGCCAGAAGCAGG GCCAGAGTTCTCAGTGTTTGTGGGTGACTTGGCCTCTGAGGTGGACGACTTCCAACTGCACCAAGTTTTCAAGAAGTACCTCTCCTGCAAGGGAGCCAAAGTGGTCACTGACCAGTATGGATACTCCAG AGGTTATGGCTTCGTCAAGTTTGGGGAGGAGAGCGAGCAGAAGAAGGCGATTGAGGAGTGCCAGGGTACGATGCTGGGAGGGAAGCCGCTCAGGCTCAGTATTGCTGTGGCAAAAAG CCAGAAGATGAGCAACTACCATGGGAGCCAGGGCCAGAATTATAGCAGCTACAACCAGTCCCAGTCCAGTTACTACAGCAGCAATAGCAGCGGGGGTCAGGGGGGTTACTACTCTCAGTGGGGCGGCTATGACCAGTACAGCGGCTACAACAGTGGCTACAACAGTGGCTATAACAGTGGCTACAACAGTGGTTACAACTATAACTATGGGCCCTATGGATACCCCCCACCAGGCCATGTGATGCCACCTCCTCCCATGGGGATGCCGCCCATGACTACAGACTTATCAGGAGCTGTAGAG AGCCACGAGGAGTCTGTGGGTTTGGAGGAGGACAATGCAGAAG aagCCATCCCTGAATGTGATGTGGAGCAGTGGAACAAAGATTTTATGCAGCGCAGCGAGGAGCTCTATGATGCCATGATGAACTGTAGCTGGGAACCCCTGAACTCTGTTAACTCCCCCATCCCCTTCTTCCCTTGA